From Aquabacter sp. L1I39, the proteins below share one genomic window:
- a CDS encoding ABC transporter permease, giving the protein MNHALETRFVALLLAPLMVVMLLFFLLPAGSIIWTSLHGAKLDPSTYLDLLTSALFHKVLTTTLVIGIQATLVTLVVGYAIAMHLARLSPRHRAVMMIFVMLPFWTSILVKSFAFTIVLGDAGLVNRAIAFVFGNKEPIQMLFNRTGVLLGMLNFLLPFMVLPILSNLMAQDPALARAAQTMGAGPLRIFLRITLPLSLPGVLSGVLMCLSLAIGSYITPALLGGRTDMMLANLVDFYTRQTLDWPAASAIAVILLVITGTIVALLTRVRGGQAEVL; this is encoded by the coding sequence TGATGCTGCTCTTCTTCCTGCTGCCCGCCGGCTCCATCATCTGGACCAGCCTGCACGGGGCCAAGCTCGACCCCTCCACCTATCTGGACCTGCTGACCAGCGCGCTGTTCCACAAGGTGCTGACCACCACGCTCGTCATCGGCATCCAGGCGACCCTGGTGACCCTGGTGGTGGGCTATGCCATCGCCATGCACCTGGCCCGGCTGTCCCCGCGCCACCGGGCGGTGATGATGATCTTCGTCATGCTGCCCTTCTGGACCTCCATCCTGGTGAAGAGCTTCGCCTTCACCATCGTGCTCGGCGATGCGGGCCTCGTGAACCGCGCCATCGCCTTCGTGTTCGGCAACAAAGAGCCGATCCAGATGCTGTTCAACCGCACCGGCGTGCTCTTGGGCATGCTGAACTTCCTGCTGCCCTTCATGGTGCTGCCCATCCTGAGCAACCTGATGGCGCAGGACCCGGCCTTGGCGCGGGCGGCGCAGACCATGGGGGCGGGGCCGCTGCGCATCTTCCTGCGCATCACCTTGCCGCTCAGCCTGCCGGGCGTGCTCTCGGGCGTCCTCATGTGCCTGTCGCTGGCCATCGGATCCTACATCACGCCGGCTCTTCTGGGCGGGCGAACGGACATGATGCTGGCCAACCTCGTGGACTTCTACACCCGCCAGACGCTGGACTGGCCCGCCGCCTCCGCAATCGCCGTGATCCTGCTGGTCATCACCGGCACCATCGTCGCCTTGCTCACCCGCGTGCGGGGCGGGCAGGCGGAAGTGCTGTGA